Genomic segment of Cataglyphis hispanica isolate Lineage 1 chromosome 23, ULB_Chis1_1.0, whole genome shotgun sequence:
tgaaatcaattaaagataatttctatTCTCTTGCCATGCATGAAAGATTACAGATCGCTAGCCTTCCAATAATGTTTGTAGTACcagtttttcatattattataaaaatagattatgtTAAACAgtgtacgtgtatatatataatacatgtgatgaggtattatatatttataaaaaattcagtaaGTATATTAAACAGAAAAAGTGTGATACTTgtgaagttaattaaaaagctgAAACTTCATATAGAGATATGTTAGTACATTTATCTTGTTAgctgcataaaaattaaataatctatgaAACATCTACAGTATCTCCGAAAGAACAGTCACACacaaaatacacatattttgatcaatatgcatattttggaaaaaatgtgaaacgttttttgtcaaatattatatttccagAATATTGGAATTTGTCTGTTTCATCTcctagaataaaaaagaaactaaaattttaaaagaaactaaCACTTCTATGatttctacataattttttgattgattttgaATACAACCATATTCTTTCTATACAAAACaagataactatatataatagctTGCCTTAAGCTGCCAATATTGAAGATTGTACTTCTTGTGCTTTTAAATAGCTTctgtatgattaatttttacgaatGGATCatgtttcacattttattaaacaaattagatTCAGTTTTTATCATGTCAATtgttaatgataatgattCCTTGGTGAACGCACAGCACGAATTTGATACGAAGCTATCAGTTATCgcattttccattttcattATCTTCATAATTAAGTCTATCGTCGgacttacattatataaagaaattatttttaaaatcgctCAAGTTTACATTTTGATAGTTGATGTGATAAttgctatataaatatctagtatattaaaatttatttaatttgtgtatattttgtttaaattgtgTGCATACttctttttatcatcatatctatatataaacttctcatttatttatgtaattgtaCTTTAATTTGaggtgtaaatatattaatttatgcattaatattattcttttttttgttgatcTCATATCGTCTTTTtaacatatctttttctcctctctaatgtcaaaaataataaaattttaatataaaataatacgtgtgtaaaaaatgtttacaaaaaaagaatcgacttttaatctaaaaaaaagtcaGTGTGTGTAGAAATATGTGCCACTATTTCCATAATATAATAGCAGCTCTTGTTATGTTGACTATTAAAgcacatatacacaaaatttccatttaataatagtatataaaatttaattatatatattaaattattttaaataaaactgaattCGTTATCTAAagcatttaaaattgcattgaaATTATACGTTGTACcttacaatttttgttatataactaAATCTATTTTCATTACAAATTCGATATATCATAATACATTGCCTTTTCGATGCTTTCTACGTACATTGAGTTATATGTAGgaagaaaagtttatatattttaaattattataaaatatttttaaattattataaaatattataatatatactcacatggataaaagcaaaaaaatatgatcacATTTTGTACGATACAATGTTGTGTGTGAAGAAATGGAATTAATCACACTAGAGTACTAAATCGACCGTTTGCATATGATAAGATGAAAGAAATAGCAATTTTTAGTACAACATTGAGTGAGAATTGGACGTcagtattatgtataaatgagatatatagtttacaatataaatgtctGTTTTAGTACTCGTTTTatgctatattaaatatatattatatatttattgtcaaaGTATAAAACTACCTTCTAATGACATGATGCTTGATGCAAGATGTAAGAGAAGAAATGGCTATAATTACAACATGCTGCccatttcaaataattcttattttcatcTACTGAACTCTGGAAGTGGCTTAGCTATTCCTTCGCTATAGGCTTTATGGACTGCTTCGCACACAAATCTATATTGACTCTGAAAAGAGATATCATTCAAATagagacaaaatattttacattatttaaatatatataaatatatgtaagataaaaaaCGATGCAATATGAGATCATCAACTTACAGCATTCTGTATCATCATTGCTCTCTGATCTCTCATAGAACGTACAATATCTAATGGATACACTGGTTGATTAGCTTCAATTAAACACAGTGCAGTTTCCATTAAAACTAAAACACCGGTTCGTCCTATTCCAGCAGAGCAATGCACAACCGCAGGTTCGACTATTCCAGTACGAGCTGCTCTAACGCGCTCTGTAAACGTAGTAAATTGTCGCCAATCATTCGGCACTCCGTGATCAGGCCAACTGCAATACTGCATATGTGTTATATCCCTTTCTTCTCCAgtctgcaaaaataaatatatatatatatatatatatatatatatatatatatatatgcaaattaatttattaaaaatacaaaatataaacatatgtatataaaaatgtttattttatattaacagatacatattattttttatatactcttaTCTTACTGTTATCGTACTGTTATATACTATCATATacgttttttatatactattatctGTCCTGAAGGAAATATAACTAATTGTATGCAATAGCATGAAATTTTACTCACATTAACATCACGAAGtataaattctctaaaaataaatgtatcttCGACATTTTCTGCAGTAGACGTAAGTGTGAGATTTCTTAATGTAAGCGTCTCGTTATATGCCGGCCAATATTGGTGACATTTTGCACGACCACGTTCAACTAGAGTCGTTAACATAACGACAAGCGTGCTACCGGCTTCTAAAACCATTTGCCAAAAATCGGCAACGGTGGAAGACAGAGGACCTTGCGTAGCGATGTACCTATTAATAATACCTGAACCAGGTATTTCCATGTTCACGTAATTGGCATTAATGTAATCTCCATTTGCTGATCCCATCAAAATAACTCGAGTAACGTCatctaaaaagatatatgtattgtattattattacgcaTTGACTAATCCAAGATATTGTCATTTTGCTACTTCTCtacatgtaaatttttttgaccAACTTgacaatataatcaaattgaaaatttttatttacatggtGATATATCCCGATATCGATTTTTCGATTGGTTTTCCGGCTTCTTCGATTCGAGAGACGTTAGTTCTGGATTTTTCCTGTACAATTGTTCGTATTGCGCAATAAGAGCACCACTCGCCAGACCATCCGCAAGCAGTAACATAGATTGCGCCAGCGCATCGGATCCAATAACTGCATGAGGTGCATCAGGCACATATCTtgcaaaaacaatatatttattgtatgtatataaattagatttagcACAAATTATGTTCAAtatgaaagaatttataacaTGAGATTTTATACCTGTAAGGCGGCTCTTCTTCGGAGGTTTCGTCAGTACCAGCTAGTGCGTTATATAGAGCGTTTGGTCTGACAGTTAATGTAAGTTCGCCGGATCCACGATCACGTGATTGCCGTATTAAATTCACTACGCGTTCGTGCAGTAAACCGCTCACGTCAATTCCATTGATGTAAACAACCTGCATAGAGAAACATTCTGTTTTACGATAcataaagagatattatatttatcaaaatcgcATAAATCTAAGAATACTaataatttgagatatatattaaaataataagtactTGATCTCCTTCATTCAGTTTTGGATAACAACGATCAGCGGGTGTATTCGGAGCTACTCGTGAGACTAAAATCGGCATATCCAAATCTAATCCACCTTTTACATTGAAACCAAAACGACCTTGTTCGTCTGGCGTTAGAGATATTGTTACTAAACCGTCTTccaatatctaaaataataacaaatttatagaatttttgtctttattattgtctggatattcaaatatatttacttgcgGAGCTGGCGAACTAGTAGGTTCACTATAATCTGGCagatcataaatatttctttcaacagTTGTATCATCGTCTGCATAACTGAATACTCGAGATCCTAATGCTGGAGAAAATGCTCCACCTTGTGTATAGCTTCCTGTTATTTCTTCcctcaaagataaaaaaccaCCTTCACTATAAGAGGAGACAAATGAAACTATGGATACTAAATAAGATTAATGTGTATTAATTGCGCATTGTTCTTACTGCTGatgtaatttgttttataaaaatgacgtGCTATACAAttcataatgtaaaaaattacactGTATGTTTTCCAGAACAATTGTCCTCTCTTCCATCTATAGATTTTGTAAACTTGATTCGTAAATTTGATCTTCCACCTGTTAATTATGCACAGTTAAGAAAAGAGTGACAATAGTTCTGGaatacatttatgtaattttaattattgtatgtaaCTAACTCGTCACTTGGATTTCCTTCACCCCATGCTTGACGAGGTTCACGAGCACCGAGAGATTGAACCTTATTGTCATAAGATCGTGACGATCTTCCAGGaggtattgttatttttcctTTGTCATCGGTAACAGCTCCCGTTGTAATAGCATGAGCTATTTTCTTGCTAGgtgatctataaatattaaataatctttataaaaaaaaagaatattcctACAAGATTtagaattgattatatttaatcactATTGTTATAATTACCGTATAAATGTCCTTTCTACCCGTGCTCTATGCTTCCCGTCTTCAACTGTTTGAAATTCTGTACGTCCTGAATATGTAAATCTACTACTCAAAGTGAGGGGAAACCGTTTTGGTCGCATTTTTGGACTGTGAAGCCTAAAGAAAGTATGATGTTCGACACAAGctttccataaatttttagaactaCGATAAGTTTGCATGTTAAAACCCAGTAATGTATCATAGTTTTCAGACTGCAACAAAGTTGTTAATTTACATCTCTAAAATTCACGAGAAAAattgcacatttttaattaacaaataatcaaACCCACCTGTTCTCGCCGAAGTTGTATAAAAAACTGTTtccttttaaaagaaattttaactatttttgaCCATGAAAACACATTGATTTTTATGCTATTTTGAAATACAACAAGACCAATTGATGTCACACCTAATTGTATTTCCTTATTTGTTGaatcctaaaaaataaataaagtatctatatatatatatatatatatatatagcatgtaTACcatgtatatagtatatatatatatacatatatatatatatatatatatatatatatatatatatgctatatacaTGACACattcgttttataaaaaatatttttaaatttgatatttattatgtacccTGGCTTTATGTAGTTCCACTCCATACATATCTAAACGCTTTGCATGATCTAGGAAGTTAAATTCTGCATCAGCTGGCAGTTGTCccctataaataaaaaaacaaacttttgCTGATATTAAAGTAAACAAGATTTGTAAAAACATACTGAGAGTTACAGAATTACAAGATATACGAACTTATGTAACTTATGTAGCTCTGATATCTTCTTTTCCATTTCTTCTGTTTGTCCAGGTATCAATTGCAATTGCGAAAGGTAGCCTGGCCCATGTTCCTCTGGATTATAATCTCCTAATTCCgctatatatatcaaataaaaagatcCAATGTATTAACTTGTTCTAtttatgttttgtattttgaaagaaaatatataatcaatagatTATATTCCTAATATGTTCTTACATTGAACTGTATAACTTGCAATTAAACAAGCTGTACTGGTTGGCAATTGAAGTTTCCCTTGAAGAATATCTCGTCTTATTTGTAAATAGAATTGATATCTGGTATATTCCTCTTGCAATTTACTAGGATcggatacataaaattttactgcaaaaaagaaatgtcCACCTGAAAAGaacaaatgtatattgtacatttttagtgatacgaaaaaagatattacacagatatgaaaaatatatagtttccaTATAATTTGAAGACATTTCGTTTTAAGAAATACGATCTTTACCCTTACTTCTTATCTGCTTTTTCACTGGCTTAGAGGGATCCAACCatctctgaaaatttttatataagattaataaattacttccttgttgatattattttctaaaatattactatatg
This window contains:
- the LOC126857992 gene encoding tyrosine-protein phosphatase non-receptor type 4 isoform X1, whose protein sequence is MTTLKCGQHSREVVSRRWLTRLHLFEMIESVSRRALSGSSGSYHVRGAELARNRRLKSLSAIVTFLDDTQHTFQLDKRAKGQILLDLVFQHLELIEKDYFGLQYSENGVSTTIPTSDTMRWLDPSKPVKKQIRSKGGHFFFAVKFYVSDPSKLQEEYTRYQFYLQIRRDILQGKLQLPTSTACLIASYTVQSELGDYNPEEHGPGYLSQLQLIPGQTEEMEKKISELHKLHKGQLPADAEFNFLDHAKRLDMYGVELHKARDSTNKEIQLGVTSIGLVVFQNSIKINVFSWSKIVKISFKRKQFFIQLRREQSENYDTLLGFNMQTYRSSKNLWKACVEHHTFFRLHSPKMRPKRFPLTLSSRFTYSGRTEFQTVEDGKHRARVERTFIRSPSKKIAHAITTGAVTDDKGKITIPPGRSSRSYDNKVQSLGAREPRQAWGEGNPSDDEGGFLSLREEITGSYTQGGAFSPALGSRVFSYADDDTTVERNIYDLPDYSEPTSSPAPQILEDGLVTISLTPDEQGRFGFNVKGGLDLDMPILVSRVAPNTPADRCYPKLNEGDQVVYINGIDVSGLLHERVVNLIRQSRDRGSGELTLTVRPNALYNALAGTDETSEEEPPYRYVPDAPHAVIGSDALAQSMLLLADGLASGALIAQYEQLYRKNPELTSLESKKPENQSKNRYRDISPYDVTRVILMGSANGDYINANYVNMEIPGSGIINRYIATQGPLSSTVADFWQMVLEAGSTLVVMLTTLVERGRAKCHQYWPAYNETLTLRNLTLTSTAENVEDTFIFREFILRDVNTGEERDITHMQYCSWPDHGVPNDWRQFTTFTERVRAARTGIVEPAVVHCSAGIGRTGVLVLMETALCLIEANQPVYPLDIVRSMRDQRAMMIQNASQYRFVCEAVHKAYSEGIAKPLPEFSR
- the LOC126857992 gene encoding tyrosine-protein phosphatase non-receptor type 4 isoform X3 → MIESVSRRALSGSSGSYHVRGAELARNRRLKSLSAIVTFLDDTQHTFQLDKRAKGQILLDLVFQHLELIEKDYFGLQYSENGVSTTIPTSDTMRWLDPSKPVKKQIRSKGGHFFFAVKFYVSDPSKLQEEYTRYQFYLQIRRDILQGKLQLPTSTACLIASYTVQSELGDYNPEEHGPGYLSQLQLIPGQTEEMEKKISELHKLHKGQLPADAEFNFLDHAKRLDMYGVELHKARDSTNKEIQLGVTSIGLVVFQNSIKINVFSWSKIVKISFKRKQFFIQLRREQSENYDTLLGFNMQTYRSSKNLWKACVEHHTFFRLHSPKMRPKRFPLTLSSRFTYSGRTEFQTVEDGKHRARVERTFIRSPSKKIAHAITTGAVTDDKGKITIPPGRSSRSYDNKVQSLGAREPRQAWGEGNPSDDEGGFLSLREEITGSYTQGGAFSPALGSRVFSYADDDTTVERNIYDLPDYSEPTSSPAPQILEDGLVTISLTPDEQGRFGFNVKGGLDLDMPILVSRVAPNTPADRCYPKLNEGDQVVYINGIDVSGLLHERVVNLIRQSRDRGSGELTLTVRPNALYNALAGTDETSEEEPPYRYVPDAPHAVIGSDALAQSMLLLADGLASGALIAQYEQLYRKNPELTSLESKKPENQSKNRYRDISPYDVTRVILMGSANGDYINANYVNMEIPGSGIINRYIATQGPLSSTVADFWQMVLEAGSTLVVMLTTLVERGRAKCHQYWPAYNETLTLRNLTLTSTAENVEDTFIFREFILRDVNTGEERDITHMQYCSWPDHGVPNDWRQFTTFTERVRAARTGIVEPAVVHCSAGIGRTGVLVLMETALCLIEANQPVYPLDIVRSMRDQRAMMIQNASQYRFVCEAVHKAYSEGIAKPLPEFSR
- the LOC126857992 gene encoding tyrosine-protein phosphatase non-receptor type 4 isoform X2 encodes the protein MTTLKCGQHSREVVSRRWLTRLHLFEMIESVSRRALSGSSGSYHVRGAELARNRRLKSLSAIVTFLDDTQHTFQLDKRAKGQILLDLVFQHLELIEKDYFGLQYSENGVSTTIPTSDTMRWLDPSKPVKKQIRSGHFFFAVKFYVSDPSKLQEEYTRYQFYLQIRRDILQGKLQLPTSTACLIASYTVQSELGDYNPEEHGPGYLSQLQLIPGQTEEMEKKISELHKLHKGQLPADAEFNFLDHAKRLDMYGVELHKARDSTNKEIQLGVTSIGLVVFQNSIKINVFSWSKIVKISFKRKQFFIQLRREQSENYDTLLGFNMQTYRSSKNLWKACVEHHTFFRLHSPKMRPKRFPLTLSSRFTYSGRTEFQTVEDGKHRARVERTFIRSPSKKIAHAITTGAVTDDKGKITIPPGRSSRSYDNKVQSLGAREPRQAWGEGNPSDDEGGFLSLREEITGSYTQGGAFSPALGSRVFSYADDDTTVERNIYDLPDYSEPTSSPAPQILEDGLVTISLTPDEQGRFGFNVKGGLDLDMPILVSRVAPNTPADRCYPKLNEGDQVVYINGIDVSGLLHERVVNLIRQSRDRGSGELTLTVRPNALYNALAGTDETSEEEPPYRYVPDAPHAVIGSDALAQSMLLLADGLASGALIAQYEQLYRKNPELTSLESKKPENQSKNRYRDISPYDVTRVILMGSANGDYINANYVNMEIPGSGIINRYIATQGPLSSTVADFWQMVLEAGSTLVVMLTTLVERGRAKCHQYWPAYNETLTLRNLTLTSTAENVEDTFIFREFILRDVNTGEERDITHMQYCSWPDHGVPNDWRQFTTFTERVRAARTGIVEPAVVHCSAGIGRTGVLVLMETALCLIEANQPVYPLDIVRSMRDQRAMMIQNASQYRFVCEAVHKAYSEGIAKPLPEFSR